CTGTATGCATCACACCGGGGGAAAGCAGGGCTTATCTCTATTTGGCGGATATCGGCGATAATAACAGCGAACATACGGTCAGCCGGATCTATCGTTTTCCAGAACCTGATATCCAGCTTTCGGATCGTAACCGAGTGGTTGTCATTGATACGTTGGAGACCATCGCCTTCACCTATCCGGATGGACCGCGTGACGCAGAAACCCTACTGGCAGACCCCCTAACCGGCGATCTATTCATCGTCAGCAAACGTGATGAACCATGCCGGCTGTATCGCCTGCCGTTTCCGCAGAAAAGCGGCACGGTGATGACCGCCGAGGCCGCCGGCGTATTGCCGCTCACCTTGGCGGTAGGAGGCGATATCTCCGCCGACGGCCGGGAAATTCTGATTAAAAATTATTTAACGGTTTTTTATTGGAACAGGGATGTGCAACAGTCAGTAGGGCAGGCGCTGACCGCGCTGCCGGCGATCGTCCCCTATGCACTGGAGCCTCAGGGCGAGGCTATCGCCTGGAAGGAGGATGGGGCGGGATTTTACACCTTGAGTGAAGAGGCCTTTAATATCGAGGCACACCTGTACTATTATCCCCGTCTTCCCTCGTTCTACTCCAGCTCGCCGGCAACCCAGGCCCTTGAATGGACACTGCAGCCAAACAAACCCAATCCCCTTGATCAGGCTCCCACCATTTCCTTCACAGTGCCGGAGACCATGGAGGTGGAGCTGAGCGTTTACAATGAACAGGGACATCGGGTGGCGCTGTTATTCCAGCAGACCGCTGTCCCTGGTCTCTATCATGTGATCTGGCAGGCCGGTGGTCAGGACTCCGGCGTGTATCAGTGCCGGCTGCAAACGCCGCTGAAAACGCTGACGCAACACATGACTCTCCCGCGCAAGCGCTGAGCAAGCCGAGCTATTTTCTCACCGGCGGTGACGCTGGAATTGATTCACTCATTGTGCTGAACACCTTGGCCACAGCGGCGACAGTGCCGGCCACATCCGCCAGATTGCTCGGAATGATCATGGTGTTGTTGACGTGAGCCAGTTTGCCGAACTCATTCAAGTATTGCTCGGCGATGCGCAGGTTGACCGCCCATTGACCGCCCGGCTCCTGAATCGCGGCGGCGATTTCACGGATCCCTTTGGCTGTGGCCATGGCCACGCGTTCGATCTCCTGGCCGCGGCCTTCTGCCTCATTGATGCGCTTCATCTTTTCGCCTTCTGATTTGGCAATGGCTTCCGCTTTATCGCCCTCCGCGCGGTTGATCTTGGCCTGTTTGTCTCCTTCCGATTCAGCGATCAACGCCCGTTTCTCTCGCTCCGCACGCATCTGCTTTTCCATGGCATCCTTGATGGAGGGCGGCGGCACGATGTTTTTGATCTCATAGCGCGTCACCTTGAGCCCCCAGGGAATAGACGCTTTATCCACCGCGGTGACGATCTCTGCGTTGATTTTTTCTCTTTCTTCAAACGTCTTGTCCAGATCGATCTTGCCTATCTCGCTTCGCATGGTGGTCTGCGCCAGCTGGATGGAGGCAAAGGCGTAATTGTTGATGCCATAGGAGGCTTTCA
This DNA window, taken from bacterium, encodes the following:
- a CDS encoding paraslipin — translated: MPIETVILLGLIFLALIILMKTARVVPQKTVYIIERLGKYHATLDAGFHILIPFIDRIAYKHSLKENAIDVPSQTCITKDNIQVEVDGVLYYQIIDPVKASYGINNYAFASIQLAQTTMRSEIGKIDLDKTFEEREKINAEIVTAVDKASIPWGLKVTRYEIKNIVPPPSIKDAMEKQMRAEREKRALIAESEGDKQAKINRAEGDKAEAIAKSEGEKMKRINEAEGRGQEIERVAMATAKGIREIAAAIQEPGGQWAVNLRIAEQYLNEFGKLAHVNNTMIIPSNLADVAGTVAAVAKVFSTMSESIPASPPVRK